In Rhizobium oryzihabitans, one DNA window encodes the following:
- the ftsZ gene encoding cell division protein FtsZ, producing MTQSPRATIARNTPNIAVIGVGGGGGNAINNMIAEGIGGVDFIAANTDAQALKKTNAPRLVQLSSELTGGLGAGADPEVGRQAAIDSLDEIMDHLSGYDMCFITAGMGGGTGTGAAPVIAEACRAKNILTVGVVTLPFSFEGARRMRAAEYGFANLLNTADTVIVIPNQNLLRIADAGTTFENALKTADKVLSLGVRCVTDLILREGLVNLDFADVRYVMKNGGRALMGTAQAKGEKRASEAAAAAIANPLLGEPSLKEARGALVSISGGNDLTLYEIDEAMTLVREAVSEETDVVMGASFDPTLDGAFKISVVATGLRN from the coding sequence ATGACCCAGTCTCCGCGCGCCACCATTGCCCGAAACACGCCCAATATCGCCGTTATCGGCGTAGGTGGAGGTGGCGGAAATGCGATCAACAACATGATCGCCGAGGGCATTGGCGGCGTCGATTTCATCGCGGCCAATACGGATGCGCAGGCGCTGAAGAAGACCAACGCACCAAGGCTCGTGCAGCTCAGCTCCGAGCTGACCGGCGGGCTGGGAGCGGGTGCTGATCCGGAAGTCGGCCGCCAGGCCGCGATCGATTCGCTCGACGAAATCATGGATCACCTGAGCGGTTACGACATGTGCTTCATCACCGCCGGCATGGGCGGCGGCACCGGTACGGGTGCTGCACCCGTCATCGCCGAAGCCTGCCGTGCGAAGAACATCCTGACGGTCGGCGTCGTCACCCTGCCGTTCAGCTTCGAGGGTGCGCGCCGCATGCGGGCTGCCGAATACGGCTTCGCCAATCTGCTGAACACCGCCGATACCGTCATCGTCATTCCCAACCAGAACCTGCTGCGCATTGCGGATGCCGGCACCACCTTCGAGAACGCGCTGAAGACGGCCGACAAGGTTCTGTCGCTCGGCGTGCGCTGCGTCACCGATCTCATCCTGCGCGAAGGTCTGGTCAATCTCGATTTCGCCGATGTGCGTTACGTCATGAAGAACGGCGGACGTGCATTGATGGGCACGGCCCAGGCCAAGGGCGAGAAGCGCGCCTCGGAAGCGGCCGCTGCGGCCATCGCCAATCCGCTGCTCGGCGAACCCTCGCTGAAAGAAGCGCGCGGCGCGCTGGTCTCCATCTCGGGCGGCAACGATCTGACGCTTTACGAGATCGATGAGGCGATGACGCTGGTGCGCGAGGCGGTCAGCGAGGAGACGGATGTGGTGATGGGCGCCTCCTTCGATCCGACGCTGGACGGCGCTTTCAAGATTTCCGTCGTGGCCACCGGCCTGCGCAACTGA
- a CDS encoding response regulator, translated as MLADVLQSEPGFHTEQPRVLIVEDEFLIAMDIEDSILQAEEEANVIGIANRLDQAVALGSRADIAFVDVNLADGQTGPEIGRRLSQDHGVVVIFMTANPEVVVNLGIGAGVIAKPVPQDAVEQCLTYALARRAGTRAVTPIGMMVFD; from the coding sequence ATGTTGGCAGACGTCTTGCAAAGCGAACCGGGTTTCCACACGGAACAACCGCGTGTGCTGATCGTGGAAGACGAGTTCCTCATCGCCATGGATATCGAGGATTCCATTCTGCAGGCGGAAGAAGAGGCCAATGTCATCGGCATCGCCAACCGGCTGGATCAGGCCGTGGCGCTCGGCAGCCGCGCCGACATCGCCTTCGTTGACGTCAACCTTGCCGACGGCCAGACGGGCCCCGAAATCGGACGGCGGTTGTCTCAGGATCATGGCGTCGTGGTGATCTTCATGACGGCGAACCCGGAAGTGGTGGTCAATCTCGGCATCGGCGCCGGGGTGATTGCAAAGCCCGTACCGCAGGATGCCGTGGAACAGTGCCTTACCTACGCACTTGCCAGACGCGCCGGCACGCGCGCCGTCACGCCAATCGGCATGATGGTTTTCGACTGA
- a CDS encoding DUF1127 domain-containing protein produces the protein MNVARSFNNWRKYRQTVNELGRMSARELHDLGLDRSQITSVARAAVGK, from the coding sequence ATGAACGTAGCACGCAGCTTCAACAATTGGCGCAAATATCGTCAGACCGTCAACGAGCTCGGCCGCATGAGCGCCCGCGAACTGCATGATCTCGGTCTCGACCGCAGCCAGATCACCAGCGTCGCCCGCGCCGCAGTCGGCAAGTAA
- a CDS encoding alpha-glucosidase/alpha-galactosidase, producing the protein MARDPKITFIGAGSTVFMKNIIGDVLQRPALSGATIALMDINRERLEESAIVVNKLISTLGAKAKAETYTDQKKALTGADFVVVAFQIGGYEPCTVTDFEVPRKYGLRQTIADTLGVGGIMRGLRTVPHLWKICEDILAVCPNAIMLQYVNPMAINTWAIAEKYPTIRQVGLCHSVQGTAMELAHDLDIPYEEIRYRSAGINHMAFFLEFEHRQPDGSYRNLYPDLVRGYREGRAPKPGWNPRCPNKVRYEMLTRLGYFVTESSEHFAEYTPYFIKEGREDLIEKFGIPLDEYPKRCIEQIERWKGQAAAYRSAEKIEVKQSKEYASSIINSVWTGEPSVIYGNQRNNGCITSLPANCAAEVPCLVDHNGVQPTYIGELPPQLTALMRTNINVQELTVRALMTENREHIFHAAMMDPHTAAELDLDQIWSLVDDLLVAHRDWLPEWTQVEVKRARAV; encoded by the coding sequence ATGGCAAGAGATCCCAAGATCACATTTATCGGCGCAGGTTCCACGGTGTTCATGAAGAACATCATCGGTGACGTGCTGCAACGGCCGGCCCTTTCGGGCGCCACCATCGCGCTGATGGACATCAACCGGGAAAGGCTGGAGGAAAGCGCCATCGTCGTCAACAAGCTGATTTCGACGCTCGGGGCAAAGGCGAAAGCCGAGACTTATACCGACCAGAAGAAGGCGCTGACGGGTGCCGATTTTGTCGTCGTCGCCTTCCAGATCGGCGGTTATGAGCCCTGCACGGTCACCGATTTCGAGGTGCCGCGCAAATATGGCCTGCGCCAGACCATTGCCGATACGCTCGGTGTCGGCGGCATCATGCGCGGCCTGCGGACCGTGCCGCATTTGTGGAAGATCTGCGAAGACATACTCGCCGTCTGCCCCAACGCGATCATGTTGCAATATGTCAACCCGATGGCGATCAACACCTGGGCGATTGCGGAGAAATACCCGACGATCCGCCAAGTTGGCCTTTGCCATTCGGTGCAGGGCACGGCCATGGAACTCGCCCACGATCTCGACATTCCCTACGAGGAAATCCGTTATCGTTCGGCCGGCATCAACCACATGGCGTTTTTCCTGGAGTTCGAGCACCGCCAGCCGGATGGCAGCTACAGGAACCTCTATCCCGATCTCGTGCGCGGCTATCGCGAAGGCCGTGCGCCGAAGCCCGGCTGGAACCCGCGTTGCCCCAACAAGGTGCGTTACGAGATGCTGACGCGGCTTGGTTATTTCGTCACCGAAAGCTCCGAGCATTTCGCCGAATATACGCCCTATTTCATCAAGGAAGGGCGCGAGGATTTGATCGAGAAATTCGGCATTCCGCTTGATGAATATCCCAAGCGCTGCATCGAGCAGATCGAGCGCTGGAAGGGGCAGGCGGCGGCCTATCGTTCGGCCGAGAAGATCGAGGTCAAGCAATCGAAGGAATATGCCTCTTCGATCATCAACTCGGTCTGGACCGGCGAACCCTCGGTGATTTACGGCAACCAGCGCAACAATGGCTGCATCACCTCGCTGCCGGCCAATTGTGCGGCGGAAGTGCCGTGCCTTGTCGATCATAACGGCGTGCAGCCCACCTATATCGGCGAGTTGCCGCCGCAGCTCACCGCGCTGATGCGCACCAACATCAATGTGCAGGAACTGACGGTGCGGGCGCTGATGACCGAAAACCGCGAGCACATCTTCCACGCGGCGATGATGGACCCGCATACGGCGGCGGAACTCGACCTCGACCAGATCTGGTCGCTGGTCGACGATCTCCTCGTCGCGCATCGTGACTGGCTGCCGGAATGGACGCAGGTGGAGGTGAAGCGGGCGCGGGCGGTTTAA
- the rbbA gene encoding ribosome-associated ATPase/putative transporter RbbA, which produces MGTPAAMNSENDRNAPVARLVDVRLAFGSTVALADISVEIPSGRMIGLIGPDGVGKSSLLSLVSGARAIQKGKVEVLGGDMSDPRHREDTCPRIAYMPQGLGKNLYPTLSVFENIDFFGRLFGQGGRERQARIAELLKSTGLEPFADRPAMKLSGGMKQKLGLCCALIHDPDLLILDEPTTGVDPLSRRQFWELIDSIRAGRPGMSVIVATAYMEEAAGFDWLVAMDGGKILATGSPAELLERTSAANLDAAFIALLPEEKRKGYHEVHIAPRKVSDDGDYAIEASHLSMRFGDFTAVDNVSFKIPRGEIFGFLGSNGCGKSTTMKMLTGLLAASEGEAKLFGHKVDASDMAIRHRVGYMSQAFSLYSELTVRQNLDLHARLFKLPEEKIQPRIAEMAGRFDLGAVMETLPDDLPLGIRQRLSLAVAMIHSPDILILDEPTSGVDPVARDGFWQILADLSRNDNVTIFISTHFMNEAERCDRISLMHAGKVLISDTPDAITRSRNAATLEEAFVAYLEDASGVKKAEPAAVPVAKADVPVTPHAAPARKRFFDVRRMFSYTRREALELQRDPIRGTLAVLGSVILMFVIGYGINLDVEDLTFAVLDRDDSTISRDYVLDIAGSRYFLEKEPIRDYADMDRRMRDGELSLAIEIPPGFGRDVLRGKTVEVGAWIDGAMPQRAETVRGYVQGMHQTWLARKAAEIYGSAATQNSFSIETRYRYNPDVKSLVAMVPAVIPLLLMLIPAMLAALSVVREKELGSIVNLYVTPTTRLEFLIGKQLPYVALGMLNFLLLTAFAIFIFRVPFTGSYLAYATGALLFVIIATSIGLVMSSFMKSQIAAIFGTALLTLIPATQYSGMIDPVSSLQGAGAFIGNIYPATYFMTISRGTFSKGLDFAGLSGSFLPLIIAIPLLLIAGAALLRKQAS; this is translated from the coding sequence ATGGGCACACCCGCCGCGATGAACAGTGAAAACGACAGGAACGCGCCGGTTGCGCGGCTGGTGGATGTGCGGCTGGCCTTCGGCAGCACGGTCGCTCTGGCCGACATATCGGTTGAAATTCCGTCCGGGCGGATGATCGGGCTTATCGGGCCTGACGGTGTCGGTAAATCCAGCCTCCTGTCGCTTGTGTCCGGTGCGCGGGCCATACAGAAGGGAAAGGTGGAGGTTCTGGGCGGCGATATGTCCGATCCGCGCCACCGCGAGGATACCTGCCCGCGCATCGCCTATATGCCGCAGGGCCTTGGCAAGAACCTTTATCCCACCCTGTCCGTGTTCGAGAATATCGACTTTTTCGGGCGGCTGTTCGGGCAGGGCGGCAGGGAGCGGCAGGCGCGCATTGCCGAACTGCTGAAAAGCACCGGCCTCGAGCCCTTTGCCGACCGTCCGGCAATGAAGCTTTCGGGCGGCATGAAGCAGAAGCTCGGGCTCTGCTGCGCGCTGATCCACGACCCGGACCTGCTCATTCTCGATGAGCCGACGACGGGTGTCGATCCGCTGTCGCGCCGGCAGTTCTGGGAACTGATCGATTCGATCCGGGCCGGGCGTCCGGGCATGAGCGTCATCGTCGCCACCGCCTATATGGAGGAAGCCGCCGGTTTCGACTGGCTGGTTGCCATGGATGGCGGAAAAATTCTGGCAACGGGGTCGCCTGCCGAGCTTCTGGAGCGCACCTCGGCTGCAAATCTCGATGCCGCCTTCATCGCGCTTCTTCCGGAAGAAAAGCGCAAGGGTTACCACGAGGTACACATCGCGCCGCGCAAGGTGAGTGATGATGGCGATTATGCCATCGAGGCGTCCCATCTCAGCATGCGTTTCGGCGACTTCACCGCCGTCGACAATGTCAGCTTCAAGATTCCGCGCGGCGAGATTTTCGGCTTTCTCGGCTCGAACGGCTGCGGAAAATCCACGACCATGAAGATGCTGACCGGGCTTCTGGCCGCCAGCGAAGGCGAGGCGAAGCTCTTCGGGCACAAGGTGGATGCCAGCGACATGGCCATCCGCCACCGCGTCGGTTACATGAGCCAGGCCTTTTCGCTGTATTCCGAACTGACCGTGCGCCAGAACCTCGATCTTCACGCGCGGCTGTTCAAGCTGCCGGAAGAGAAAATTCAGCCGCGCATCGCCGAGATGGCGGGGCGTTTCGATCTTGGCGCTGTCATGGAGACCCTGCCGGACGACCTGCCGCTTGGCATCCGGCAAAGACTGTCGCTGGCGGTGGCGATGATCCACTCGCCTGACATTCTCATCCTCGACGAGCCGACCTCCGGTGTCGACCCGGTGGCGCGGGACGGGTTCTGGCAGATCCTTGCCGATCTCTCCCGCAACGATAATGTCACGATTTTCATCTCCACCCATTTCATGAACGAGGCGGAGCGCTGTGACCGGATTTCGCTGATGCATGCCGGCAAGGTTCTGATCAGCGATACGCCTGATGCGATTACCAGAAGCCGGAATGCGGCAACGCTGGAAGAGGCTTTCGTCGCCTATCTCGAAGATGCGTCCGGCGTGAAAAAGGCGGAACCGGCGGCGGTGCCGGTCGCTAAAGCGGATGTGCCTGTGACGCCACATGCAGCGCCCGCCCGCAAACGGTTTTTCGATGTCAGGCGCATGTTCAGCTATACGCGCCGCGAGGCGCTGGAACTGCAGCGAGACCCCATTCGCGGCACGCTGGCGGTGCTTGGCAGCGTCATCCTGATGTTCGTGATCGGTTACGGCATCAATCTGGATGTCGAGGATCTGACCTTTGCGGTGCTGGACCGTGACGATTCCACCATCAGCCGCGATTATGTGCTGGATATAGCCGGTTCCCGTTATTTCCTCGAAAAGGAACCGATCCGCGACTATGCCGATATGGACCGGCGCATGCGCGATGGCGAACTGAGCCTCGCCATTGAAATTCCCCCCGGTTTCGGCCGCGATGTGCTGCGCGGCAAGACGGTGGAGGTGGGCGCCTGGATCGATGGCGCCATGCCGCAGCGGGCCGAGACGGTGCGCGGTTACGTGCAGGGCATGCACCAGACATGGCTGGCGAGGAAGGCGGCCGAGATTTATGGCAGTGCGGCGACGCAGAACAGCTTCAGCATCGAAACGCGCTATCGATATAACCCTGATGTCAAAAGCCTTGTCGCCATGGTGCCGGCGGTCATTCCGCTGCTGCTCATGCTCATTCCCGCCATGCTGGCGGCACTCAGCGTCGTCCGGGAGAAAGAACTCGGCTCCATCGTCAATCTTTACGTGACGCCGACCACACGGCTGGAATTCCTGATCGGCAAGCAGCTACCCTATGTCGCACTTGGCATGCTCAATTTCCTGCTGCTGACGGCATTCGCCATCTTCATCTTCCGGGTGCCGTTTACGGGAAGTTATCTTGCTTACGCAACGGGAGCCTTGCTCTTCGTCATCATCGCCACCTCGATCGGCCTCGTCATGTCGTCCTTCATGAAGAGCCAGATTGCCGCGATCTTCGGTACGGCCCTGTTGACGCTCATTCCGGCGACGCAATATTCGGGCATGATTGATCCCGTCTCGTCGCTGCAGGGAGCGGGCGCCTTTATCGGAAACATCTATCCCGCCACCTATTTCATGACGATTTCGCGCGGGACTTTTTCGAAGGGGCTGGATTTCGCCGGCCTTTCCGGCTCTTTCCTGCCGCTCATCATCGCCATTCCGCTGCTGCTCATCGCCGGCGCCGCTCTCTTGAGGAAACAGGCGTCATGA
- a CDS encoding GntR family transcriptional regulator produces MTDIIASAERKRGSGVKMVYDLLRDEILDLVLPPGSPIDEVQLAERFKMSRTPIREALVRLSGEGLIDTLPNRSTMVSNIDFLNMHTYFDALVLMYRVTTQLAAQYHRPEDLAGIRAHNAEFAVAVEEQDALAMISTNAALHLSIAEAGRNPYFTSLFKRLLDEGRRILRLYYQSYDDRLPKRFVDDHDEIIAAIAARDTVLSEKLAREHAEQIVRQVQKLLVRNERLEINL; encoded by the coding sequence ATGACGGATATTATTGCATCTGCCGAGCGCAAGCGCGGCTCCGGCGTGAAGATGGTCTATGATCTGCTGCGCGACGAAATTCTCGATCTGGTCCTGCCGCCCGGCAGCCCCATTGACGAGGTGCAGCTTGCCGAGCGGTTCAAGATGTCGCGCACGCCCATTCGCGAGGCCCTGGTGCGGCTTTCGGGCGAGGGTCTGATCGATACGCTGCCGAACCGTTCGACCATGGTGTCGAATATAGATTTCCTCAACATGCATACCTATTTCGATGCGCTGGTGCTGATGTACCGGGTCACGACCCAGCTTGCCGCGCAATATCATCGCCCGGAGGATCTGGCCGGCATCCGCGCCCATAATGCGGAGTTCGCCGTTGCGGTGGAAGAGCAGGATGCGCTGGCGATGATTTCCACCAATGCCGCGCTTCACCTTTCGATCGCCGAAGCCGGGCGCAACCCCTATTTCACCAGCCTGTTCAAGCGCCTGCTGGACGAGGGACGGCGCATCCTCAGACTTTATTATCAGTCCTATGACGATCGCCTGCCGAAACGCTTCGTCGATGATCATGATGAGATCATTGCTGCGATTGCCGCGCGCGATACCGTTCTTTCCGAGAAACTGGCCCGCGAGCACGCCGAGCAGATCGTGCGGCAGGTGCAGAAACTGCTGGTGCGTAACGAGCGTCTGGAAATAAATCTATAG
- a CDS encoding HlyD family secretion protein, whose amino-acid sequence MSKKGLLIGLVVLAVAVAAYFFWSKLTGEGLPAGFVASNGRIEAVEIDISTKTAGRLQDIMVREGDFVKAGQVLAQMDTAQLEAKKRQAEAQLRRAKIAIDTANSLVAQREAEKTSALAVVEQRKAQLDSASKTNARSKQLLTGNAVSQQIVDDSEAAELSARATLASAEASLAASDAAINAARAQIVDAEAAVDAAQADIESIETDITDATLKSPRDGRVQYRIAQPGEVLSAGGRVLNLVDLGDVYMTFFLPTAEAGRTSMGSDVRLILDAAPQYTIPAKVSFVADVAQFTPKTVETEEERQKLTFRVRAQIPQELLQKYIQYVKTGLPGMAYVRLDPQAAWPENLERNLVK is encoded by the coding sequence ATGTCTAAAAAAGGCTTGCTCATTGGTCTGGTGGTTCTGGCTGTTGCCGTTGCCGCCTATTTCTTCTGGTCGAAGCTGACGGGGGAGGGACTTCCCGCCGGGTTCGTGGCCAGTAACGGCCGGATCGAGGCGGTGGAGATCGATATTTCCACGAAAACAGCGGGTCGCCTTCAGGATATCATGGTGCGCGAAGGCGACTTCGTGAAGGCCGGGCAGGTGCTGGCGCAGATGGACACGGCCCAGCTGGAAGCCAAGAAGCGCCAGGCGGAAGCACAGCTTCGCCGCGCAAAAATAGCGATCGATACCGCCAACAGCCTCGTTGCCCAGCGGGAGGCGGAAAAAACATCCGCTCTGGCGGTGGTGGAACAGCGCAAGGCGCAGCTCGATTCCGCCTCCAAGACCAATGCACGTTCGAAACAGCTGCTGACCGGCAATGCGGTGTCGCAGCAGATCGTCGACGACAGCGAAGCGGCCGAGCTATCCGCCCGCGCTACGCTTGCCTCGGCTGAGGCCTCGCTTGCCGCTTCGGATGCCGCCATCAACGCCGCCAGGGCGCAGATCGTCGACGCAGAAGCAGCGGTCGATGCAGCCCAGGCCGATATTGAGAGCATCGAGACTGACATCACCGATGCGACGCTGAAATCGCCGCGCGACGGCCGCGTGCAATATCGCATCGCCCAGCCCGGAGAGGTGCTTTCTGCCGGCGGCCGCGTTCTTAACCTCGTCGATCTCGGCGACGTCTACATGACGTTCTTCCTCCCGACGGCGGAGGCCGGTCGCACATCGATGGGGTCCGACGTGCGCCTCATCCTCGATGCCGCGCCGCAATACACCATTCCGGCCAAGGTTTCCTTCGTGGCCGATGTCGCGCAATTCACCCCGAAAACGGTCGAGACCGAGGAAGAGCGCCAGAAGCTGACCTTCCGGGTGCGGGCGCAGATCCCGCAGGAACTGCTGCAGAAATACATTCAATATGTCAAAACCGGCCTGCCCGGCATGGCCTATGTCCGGCTTGATCCGCAGGCCGCCTGGCCGGAAAATCTCGAACGTAACCTCGTCAAGTGA